The Nitrospira sp. DNA segment AACTCGTGCGTAAGCATTTTCCCCTGACCCCTCGGGGCATTATCGATCATCTCAAGCTCCGGCGACCGATCTTCCGAAAGACTGCCGCGTACGGGCATTTTGGACGGAGCGAACCAGAGTTTACATGGGAAAAAACCGACAAAGCCAAAGCGCTGCGTAAAGACGCTGGGCTATAACCGGATCGTTCCCAAGCGCATCGGCAAGGGGGACGGGTGCTCTACCCGCCCCCCTTTTCATGATGGCGATTCGCACTCACCAAGAAGGAGGATTTTTGTGGATTACGATGTCAGAGATATCAAGCTCGCGGACCAAGGTAAATTAAAGATCGAATGGGCTGAAGCCACCATGCCCGTGTTGCGGTTGATTCGTAAACGATTCAAGCGCGAGCAACCATTGAAGGGTGTGCGAGTCACAGCCTGCCTACACGTGACCACAGAAACCGCCAATCTTGCGATTACACTCAAGGCCGGCGGAGCGGACGTGCGTCTGTGCGCGTCGAATCCACTCAGCACTCAAGACGATGTGGCCGCTGCCCTGGTTCAACACGAAGGTGTTCCGACGTTTGCCATCAAAGGTGAAGACAATCCCACCTACTATCGGCATATCGAATCGGCCATCGCCCATCGTCCGCACGTCACCATGGATGACGGCGCCGACGTGGTGTCACACCTCCATTCCAAGCGGAAGGAGCTGCTAAAAAACGTGATCGGCGGTACGGAGGAAACGACCACCGGCGTGATCCGGTTGCGCAGCATGGCGGAGAAGAAGGTCCTCAAGTTCCCAGTCATCTCCGTCAACGACGCCGACACAAAGCATATGTTCGATAACCGGTACGGCACCGGACAATCCACTATGGACGGCATTGTGCGCGCGACAAACCGGTTGGTCTGCGGCTCCGTCGTCGTCGTCGTGGGCTATGGCTGGTGCGGACGCGGTATCGCGATGCGTGCCAAGGGTATGGGAGCAGATGTCATCGTGACCGAAGTGGATCCGTTGAAAGGTCTCGAAGCCCTCATGGACGGGTTCCGCGTCATGCCCATGGAACTGGCCGCCCCGGTCGGCGATTTCTTTGTGACCGTGACCGGTAACATTCACGTGATCCGCGGCGAACATTTCGCCGCCATGAAAGACGGCGCCATCGTGTGCAACAGCGGGCACTTCAACGTGGAGTTGGATATCCCGGCCCTGGAGAAGATGGCCAGCAAACGACGGGTGGTGCGTACCGGCGTCGAACAGTTTACGCTCAAGAAAAGCGGCCACCGGGTCAGCTTGCTCGGCGAAGGTCGACTGGTCAACCTCGCCACCGCAGAAGGGCACCCCTCCAGCGTCATGGATATGAGTTTTGCCAACCAAGCACTGGGCGCAGAATATCTCGTGAAGAACTACAAGATGTTGGAGAAGAAGGTCTATCCGGTGCCGGCAGTGATCGACAAGGAAATTGCTCGCCTGAAGCTGGCAGGGATGGGCGTGGCGATCGATACGCTGACGAAGGAACAGAAGAAGTATCTCGCATCCTGGGAAATGGGGACATAGGGAGCAAGGCGCGGTGCGGGTACTCTCAGTGCTCGCTCACCGCGCATGCAAGATCGATCATACTATAAATAACGGGCGATGCTCGGTGAATGCGCGCAGTTGAGAGCACCCGCATCACACCTGCAAGGGAAAAGAAATAGAAAAGGCCGCCTCAATTGAGGCGGCCTTTTTGTTTTGATCCTGCTTCCGCTTCCCCGTTAGGCAACGGCATGGCAGACCCGGAATCGAGCTTGTCGCGACAGACATCGATTGCAATCTCTTCCAGGAGTGGTAGAGTGAGGCCAGGAGGCCTCTGTGGATTCAGGCACGTCTCAGCCGCTGTCGCTCTCAACCTTTGGAATATCTCCTGAACGTGGATTCCTGCCGTCTGATCCATGTGAATCTCTTCCCGACAGTCCGTCGCTGAATCATTTGGGTCAGAAGCTACCGAAGCTGTTGAGTGCGCGGCGGGTTCGACGGTTTATCGACGAACAACCGTCGTTGCTCCCATCAGTTCCATCTGGTTGGCGTGACGACGAGTGCAGAGCTGCGATGCGAATTCTTTCCTTTGCCGGTCACGCGTATGTGTGGGAAACACCCGGTCATCCCGCCACCAAGCTCCCCTCCCAAGTCGCACAGCCCTGGTATGAAATCGCGCAGAAGCTCGGTCGTCCGCCCGTCCTGTCCTATGCCTCCTACGCCCTGGACAACTGGCGTCGGCTTGATGGGACCAAGCCAATTCAGCTCGACAACATCGTGCTGCTGCAGAATTTTCTCGGCGGGCTGGATGAAGAGTGGTTCGTCGTCGTCCACATCCAGATCGAACAGCAGGCGGGGCCTGGCCTAGAGGGTCTAGTGCGGGCGATCAATGGAGCATCGGAAGGAAAGGATGATGAGGTGCTGTTGGGTCTGCAAGCCTTGGCGTCCGCGCAAACCGCCATGCGGGACACGCTGCTCCGCATGAAAGAGCGCTGCGACCCCTATGTGTACTACACCCGCGTGAGACCCTACATCCATGGCTGGAAGAATAGTCCGTCCCTGCCCGATGGGCTCATCTATGACAAAGTGGAAGCCTATGCTCAACGGCCACAACTGTTTCGTGGTGAAACCGGCGCACAGAGCACAATCGTGCCTTGCCTAGACGCCGGACTGGGCATCCACCATGAGCCCGATCTGTTGACGGTGTATCTGCAAGAGATGCGCGAGTACATGCCTCCCCGCCACCGTGCCTTTCTTCAGGCCCTTGAAAGCCAGACCGATGATCAGGGACGTGCCCGGCTGTCTGGCTGTATCCATGATCGAAGGCAGAGTCACCCCAAACTGTGGTCTGCCTACTCTGCGTGTGTTGATCTGCTGGCCCAGTTCCGGGAAATCCATATCGGCTACGCTGACAGCTACATCCATCGCCAACATCAAACCAGTGCGACCAATCCCACGGCTGTCGGTACCGGCGGCACACCGTTCATGACCTATCTGCAAAAACATTTAGACGAAACGAAACAGACCATCGCAGGCTAAGCCAAAGCTCAGTGCAGCCTCATTTGAGACACCGAGGTTACCCAGCGACCGACAACTATCCTTTCACTATTCATCTGAATTCGGTCTCTCCTCAGCATCATGCCATCTAAGGATGCAAATCAATTACTGCTCGCCACCGCCCCCGGAAGTCTTCAAGCTGCGCATCAAAATGAATACCCAGCGAATCCGTTGCATCATGAAGCATATCGCAAGCCAAGATGAGGCCAAATTTTAGGCAAACATATGCTCTCATCATTGACTGGTCAGAAAATCCAATCCCTTGCCCTTCCGGCTGTGGAGGCATATACATAAAAAGATCTCCCAAATGGGCTGCTTCACATGCAAGACGGTAGACTTGCCGATAGTGATCCGACCGATTCCCCTCATCAGCAATTTGTTCGAGGGAGCTACGGTGAAAATCTTTCCATTCAGTCCTTATCCCTTCAAGCACCTGACTTTGTAGACTGCCCCACTGGGCTGCGAGTTCTTGCTCTTCAAGAAGTCCGTAGTAAACAACCTTTGATCGATAACCATCCGCCAAGATGAGCTTTGCCCTGGTGTCTCCCTGATCCTTACCCACCCATCCAGAATAGATAAAACTTTCCGCCAT contains these protein-coding regions:
- a CDS encoding adenosylhomocysteinase, producing MDYDVRDIKLADQGKLKIEWAEATMPVLRLIRKRFKREQPLKGVRVTACLHVTTETANLAITLKAGGADVRLCASNPLSTQDDVAAALVQHEGVPTFAIKGEDNPTYYRHIESAIAHRPHVTMDDGADVVSHLHSKRKELLKNVIGGTEETTTGVIRLRSMAEKKVLKFPVISVNDADTKHMFDNRYGTGQSTMDGIVRATNRLVCGSVVVVVGYGWCGRGIAMRAKGMGADVIVTEVDPLKGLEALMDGFRVMPMELAAPVGDFFVTVTGNIHVIRGEHFAAMKDGAIVCNSGHFNVELDIPALEKMASKRRVVRTGVEQFTLKKSGHRVSLLGEGRLVNLATAEGHPSSVMDMSFANQALGAEYLVKNYKMLEKKVYPVPAVIDKEIARLKLAGMGVAIDTLTKEQKKYLASWEMGT